Proteins encoded by one window of Planktothrix tepida PCC 9214:
- a CDS encoding AAA family ATPase, which yields MIQEITIKNFKSIEQLKLQLGRVTLLIGENGCGKTNILEAIALSSAAASDKLDHEFLASRGIRITEPQFMRSAFNSDDLNPEIETSFQFQNDKIITYNLQHDGKPYSSWVSKISEISEEIPKLEMISTLFYQFLEKDGISPPSLSKSDYVKQQVKEHIMKNPDNLTLKKFLIFSPENSSLQIFKEEGQIQPLGIHGEGLFKLLTVLSSDKNQDKIKEIKQKMQLIDWFKDFEIPDELLLNQKNIKITDRYFLGKQKYFDQNSSNEGFLFLLFYFSLFISDNTPKFFAVDNIDVSLNPRLGRRLVQELVQLAKKSDRQVIFTTHNPGILDGLNLDDDEQRLFVIYRNRLGYTKATRISPPKPLEGQEPVRLSEAFLRGYIGGLPKNF from the coding sequence ATGATCCAAGAAATTACTATCAAAAATTTTAAATCCATTGAACAGTTAAAACTTCAACTGGGAAGGGTAACGCTTTTGATTGGTGAAAATGGTTGTGGAAAAACGAATATTTTGGAAGCGATCGCGTTAAGTTCAGCAGCAGCAAGTGATAAACTCGATCATGAGTTTTTAGCATCCAGAGGAATTAGAATAACGGAACCTCAATTCATGCGATCCGCTTTTAATTCTGATGATCTTAACCCAGAAATTGAAACATCTTTCCAGTTTCAAAACGATAAGATTATTACCTATAATTTACAACATGATGGGAAACCCTACTCTAGTTGGGTTAGTAAGATTTCGGAAATTTCAGAGGAAATCCCTAAACTTGAGATGATCAGCACGTTATTTTATCAATTTCTTGAAAAGGACGGTATTTCTCCACCAAGTCTATCAAAATCAGATTATGTTAAACAACAGGTAAAAGAGCATATCATGAAAAATCCTGATAATTTAACTTTAAAAAAATTTTTGATTTTTTCTCCAGAGAACTCGAGTTTACAAATTTTTAAAGAAGAAGGTCAAATTCAACCTTTGGGAATTCATGGAGAAGGACTATTTAAACTACTAACAGTTTTAAGTTCGGATAAAAATCAAGATAAAATTAAAGAAATAAAACAAAAAATGCAGCTTATAGATTGGTTTAAAGATTTCGAGATCCCTGATGAATTATTGCTGAATCAAAAAAATATTAAAATAACTGATCGATACTTTTTAGGAAAACAAAAATACTTTGATCAAAATAGTTCTAATGAAGGATTTTTATTTTTACTCTTCTATTTTTCTCTATTTATCAGTGATAATACCCCTAAATTTTTTGCAGTTGATAATATAGATGTTTCCCTAAACCCCAGATTGGGACGTAGATTGGTTCAAGAATTAGTACAGTTAGCAAAAAAATCTGATCGACAAGTTATTTTTACCACTCATAATCCTGGTATTTTAGATGGATTAAATTTGGATGATGATGAACAAAGACTTTTTGTAATTTACCGTAATCGATTAGGTTATACTAAAGCAACAAGGATTTCACCTCCAAAACCTCTGGAGGGACAGGAACCTGTGAGATTATCAGAAGCATTTTTACGCGGTTATATTGGGGGACTACCTAAAAATTTTTAG
- a CDS encoding phage tail protein — MTTFGLVTEGITDQIVIENILSGYFDTNDLIVNPLQPERDKDNDNKSDHGGWTLVIKYCQSEDLKKAFQYLDYVIIQIDTDVLDGYEGISYRDKNGELSPEQLIEKVKEKFKSLIGEDFYREYYDRIIFAIAVHSTECWLLPLYYRDNRKQKITGCLDTLNRAINKTEKFTIDKNDKNLEYYKTISKKYREHKILVNNYPNNPSLKIFIQDIETRNIVIEFDE; from the coding sequence ATGACTACTTTTGGATTAGTTACTGAAGGAATTACAGATCAGATTGTGATTGAAAATATTTTAAGTGGGTATTTTGACACAAATGATTTAATTGTTAATCCTCTCCAACCTGAAAGAGATAAGGATAATGATAATAAATCAGATCATGGAGGTTGGACACTGGTTATTAAATATTGTCAGTCCGAAGATTTAAAAAAAGCTTTTCAATATTTGGACTATGTGATTATTCAAATTGATACTGATGTTTTAGACGGATATGAGGGTATTTCTTATCGTGATAAAAATGGAGAATTGAGTCCAGAACAATTAATAGAAAAAGTCAAAGAAAAATTCAAGAGTTTAATAGGGGAAGATTTTTATAGGGAATATTATGATAGAATTATTTTTGCTATAGCTGTTCATTCTACTGAATGTTGGTTACTTCCTCTTTACTATAGGGATAATCGGAAGCAGAAAATAACAGGTTGTTTAGATACGTTAAATAGAGCTATTAATAAGACAGAAAAATTTACAATTGATAAGAATGATAAAAATCTTGAATATTATAAAACCATTTCTAAAAAATACAGAGAACATAAAATTTTGGTTAATAATTATCCCAATAATCCAAGTTTAAAGATTTTTATCCAAGACATTGAAACTAGAAATATCGTGATAGAATTTGATGAATGA
- a CDS encoding sulfite exporter TauE/SafE family protein, with amino-acid sequence MENLLTFFPLSILILVFFLTGIISVVTGCTSLITVPVMLQMGIEPDIAIATNMLALTFLSLGGTIPFIKEKKLNTQRLPSLILLTILGSILGAFLVFTISKNTLSLIISLLMVAIAIFVFLNPETGIKPHPEPASKLSENLGYLGTFLLGIYGGFFSGGYVTLLTASYVMLFHQTFIEAVATTKVINIFSSLVATLIFTAHGIVNYPLGIVLSLTMFMGGILGAKIALNMSNLWIKRLFMVTVLGLALKTFFSALS; translated from the coding sequence ATGGAGAATTTACTCACTTTCTTTCCTTTATCCATTCTAATTTTAGTCTTTTTCTTGACCGGAATTATTAGTGTAGTCACAGGTTGTACGTCTTTAATTACTGTCCCTGTAATGCTACAAATGGGAATAGAACCCGACATTGCGATCGCTACTAATATGTTAGCATTAACCTTTCTAAGTTTAGGGGGAACTATCCCCTTTATCAAAGAGAAAAAACTGAATACTCAGCGTTTACCGAGTTTGATTCTTTTAACGATATTAGGTTCAATTTTAGGAGCTTTTCTAGTTTTTACGATTTCTAAAAATACCCTATCGTTGATCATTTCTTTGTTGATGGTGGCGATCGCAATTTTTGTATTTTTAAATCCCGAAACCGGAATTAAACCTCATCCAGAACCTGCTTCAAAGTTATCAGAAAACTTAGGATATTTAGGGACATTTTTATTAGGAATTTATGGAGGCTTTTTTAGTGGGGGTTATGTCACCCTACTAACGGCGAGTTATGTCATGCTATTTCATCAAACCTTTATTGAAGCAGTGGCGACGACAAAAGTAATTAATATCTTTTCATCCTTAGTGGCTACTTTAATTTTTACCGCCCACGGAATTGTTAATTATCCCTTGGGAATTGTCCTCAGTTTAACAATGTTTATGGGAGGAATATTAGGGGCAAAAATTGCCCTTAATATGAGTAATCTTTGGATTAAACGACTGTTTATGGTAACCGTTTTAGGGTTGGCCCTTAAAACCTTTTTTTCGGCTCTTTCCTAA
- the hslO gene encoding Hsp33 family molecular chaperone HslO, whose product MADQLIRATAADGGIRAVGIITTRLTEEARQRHNLSYVATAALGRTMAAGLLLASNMKRAESRVNIRIKGDGPLGGILVDAGLNGTVRGYVDNPEVELPPNSIGKLDVGGAVGHQGYVRVVRDVGYGYPYTSTVELISGEIGDDITHYLATSEQTPSALVLGVFVDKEGVQAAGGLLLQILPKAAIDEELVAKLESRVQSLSGFTPLLRAHKTLPDIFQELLGDMGLVILPESQLVRFDCNCSFERALGALKMFGTEELQDMIEKDNGAEAKCEFCGEMYQATSDHLAQLIEDLQMKPEPQEVRKNSILF is encoded by the coding sequence ATGGCAGATCAACTAATTCGGGCAACAGCCGCAGATGGGGGAATTCGGGCAGTCGGCATCATTACCACCCGTTTGACGGAAGAAGCAAGACAACGGCATAACCTGTCTTATGTCGCAACAGCAGCGTTAGGGCGAACCATGGCTGCTGGATTACTGTTAGCATCGAATATGAAACGGGCAGAATCCAGAGTCAACATCCGCATCAAAGGCGATGGCCCCTTGGGGGGAATCTTGGTAGATGCGGGGTTAAATGGAACAGTACGGGGGTATGTGGATAATCCAGAGGTGGAGCTTCCTCCTAATTCCATTGGAAAATTAGATGTCGGTGGCGCGGTGGGTCATCAGGGCTATGTGCGAGTGGTGCGAGATGTGGGTTACGGCTATCCTTACACTAGCACCGTTGAATTAATTTCGGGTGAAATTGGCGATGATATTACCCATTATTTAGCAACCTCTGAACAAACTCCGTCGGCTTTAGTCTTAGGGGTATTTGTTGATAAAGAAGGAGTGCAAGCTGCGGGAGGATTATTATTACAAATCTTACCGAAAGCGGCTATCGATGAAGAATTGGTGGCTAAATTAGAATCCCGTGTACAAAGCTTATCGGGGTTTACTCCTTTGTTAAGAGCCCATAAAACCTTACCCGATATTTTCCAAGAACTATTAGGAGATATGGGATTAGTTATTTTACCGGAATCTCAACTGGTTCGATTTGATTGTAATTGTTCCTTTGAACGGGCATTAGGAGCCTTAAAAATGTTTGGAACTGAAGAACTCCAAGATATGATTGAAAAAGACAATGGTGCAGAAGCAAAATGTGAATTTTGTGGGGAAATGTACCAAGCAACATCTGACCATCTCGCCCAACTGATTGAAGATTTACAAATGAAACCTGAGCCTCAAGAAGTGCGAAAAAATTCAATTTTATTTTAA
- a CDS encoding late competence development ComFB family protein, producing MKTIQQDEPVFGCRNAMEELVLEEIERQFRNLPPELVQSINHIDVLTYALNRLPPLYASTEEGYEWQQQQARKSMKGFIYRMVKLSVKVSQRKAKVFSEPLRIYPQSAWQNLQLLSENS from the coding sequence ATGAAAACTATTCAACAGGATGAGCCAGTATTCGGTTGCCGAAATGCCATGGAAGAATTAGTCCTTGAAGAAATTGAACGCCAATTTCGCAATTTACCACCAGAACTGGTTCAATCCATTAATCATATAGACGTGTTAACCTATGCACTCAATCGTCTACCACCTCTATACGCTTCTACAGAAGAGGGATATGAATGGCAACAGCAACAAGCTCGAAAATCAATGAAAGGGTTTATTTATCGGATGGTTAAATTAAGTGTCAAAGTTTCTCAGCGAAAAGCTAAAGTGTTTTCTGAACCCTTAAGAATTTATCCCCAATCAGCTTGGCAAAACTTGCAATTGTTGTCAGAAAATAGTTAA
- a CDS encoding ABC transporter ATP-binding protein encodes MTTLFSPKNTPQEQNSRETDWRLLMRVAEYAKRNQRLLILCLVLLIPLSVCGAVQPILIGQAISLIRQEPTTYPFLKAMPLSDGLNFLAVVLLLTIIVRFLLQAIQGYWVQKVGQQMTTDIRNDLFEHVTSLAVRFFDRTPVGRLITRLTSDVDALGDVFSTGAIGIISDLFSIVVIAILMFTLEWKLALILVLMMVPVTALIIYFQKQYRQANYKSRDELSNLNSQLQENMVGISVVQLFRRERYNSELFNVTNHQYIKAVDQTIFYDSAVSATLEWIALIAIAVVLWFGGKQVVDNQLSFGTLSAFILYAQRLFDPLRQFAEKFTAIQSGFTAIERINNILNEPIEIRDLDQITANLSAFNPDEQNSVQTGEIRFENVWFAYKNDDYVIKNLNLTIRPGEKVALVGPTGAGKSSIIRLLCRLYEPSQGRILVDGIDIRELRQTELRRHIGVILQDGFLFAGDVKSNITLGESYSLEKIQQAAEKTNVAQFIEQLPQGYNTELRERGTNLSSGQKQLLAFARAAIRNPHILVLDEATANLDVGTEALIQEALERLLMGRTAIIIAHRLSTIRNADRILVLKRGQLVESGSHDELIQHNGLYASLYNLQMLKVQEKN; translated from the coding sequence ATGACTACCCTATTTTCCCCCAAAAATACGCCTCAAGAACAGAATTCGCGCGAAACAGACTGGCGGTTACTGATGCGAGTTGCTGAGTATGCAAAACGGAATCAGCGTTTATTAATTCTGTGTTTAGTTTTACTCATTCCTTTATCGGTTTGTGGCGCAGTTCAACCGATTTTAATTGGACAAGCGATTTCTTTAATTCGTCAAGAACCAACAACTTATCCATTCCTCAAGGCAATGCCCTTATCCGATGGATTGAATTTTCTGGCGGTTGTTCTGTTACTAACAATTATCGTCCGATTTTTGCTCCAAGCAATTCAAGGATATTGGGTGCAGAAAGTGGGTCAACAAATGACCACTGATATTCGCAATGATTTATTTGAACACGTTACCTCTTTAGCGGTTAGATTTTTTGATCGCACTCCTGTAGGACGATTAATTACTCGTTTAACCAGTGATGTTGATGCTTTAGGGGATGTATTTTCGACAGGTGCAATTGGGATTATCAGTGATTTATTTTCCATTGTCGTGATTGCAATTTTAATGTTTACGCTGGAATGGAAATTGGCTTTAATTTTAGTTTTAATGATGGTTCCGGTAACGGCACTAATCATTTACTTTCAAAAACAATATCGCCAAGCTAATTATAAATCCAGAGATGAGTTATCTAATCTCAATTCCCAACTGCAAGAAAATATGGTGGGGATTAGCGTTGTCCAACTCTTCCGGCGAGAACGGTATAATTCTGAATTATTTAATGTTACAAATCATCAGTATATTAAAGCCGTTGATCAAACTATTTTTTATGATTCTGCGGTATCGGCAACTTTAGAATGGATTGCCTTAATTGCCATTGCTGTTGTGCTATGGTTTGGCGGTAAGCAAGTTGTGGATAATCAATTGAGTTTTGGAACCTTATCCGCCTTTATTTTATACGCTCAACGATTGTTTGATCCTCTGCGACAATTTGCCGAAAAATTTACGGCTATTCAATCAGGATTTACAGCAATTGAACGGATTAATAATATTCTCAATGAACCGATTGAAATTCGAGATCTCGATCAAATTACTGCCAATCTTTCCGCCTTTAATCCTGACGAGCAAAATTCTGTACAAACCGGGGAAATTCGCTTTGAAAATGTTTGGTTTGCCTATAAAAATGATGATTATGTAATCAAAAATCTCAATTTAACGATTCGTCCTGGGGAAAAAGTTGCCTTAGTGGGGCCAACAGGAGCCGGAAAAAGTTCAATTATTCGGTTATTGTGTCGATTATATGAACCGAGTCAAGGACGAATTTTAGTCGATGGCATTGATATTCGAGAGTTACGTCAAACGGAACTTCGACGCCATATTGGAGTGATTTTACAAGATGGATTTTTATTTGCTGGAGATGTTAAAAGTAATATTACCCTGGGAGAATCCTACAGCTTGGAAAAAATTCAACAAGCAGCAGAAAAAACAAATGTTGCTCAATTTATTGAACAATTACCCCAAGGCTATAATACGGAATTACGAGAACGAGGAACAAATTTATCGAGTGGTCAAAAACAACTATTAGCTTTTGCCCGCGCAGCTATTCGTAACCCCCATATTTTAGTGTTAGATGAAGCTACGGCTAATTTAGATGTGGGAACCGAAGCGTTAATTCAAGAGGCATTAGAACGTTTGTTAATGGGGCGAACTGCGATTATTATTGCTCACCGTCTTTCAACGATTAGAAATGCAGATCGAATTTTAGTGTTAAAACGAGGTCAATTAGTTGAGTCAGGTAGTCATGATGAATTAATTCAGCATAATGGTTTATATGCCAGTTTATACAACTTACAAATGCTAAAAGTACAGGAAAAAAATTAA
- the dprA gene encoding DNA-processing protein DprA produces the protein MVEERGYWLAWSQINGIGSILIQRLQHHFKTLEMAWKATEKELIEVDGFGKQTVDKIIQQRSQFNPKEFLEQHIAKNPNFWTPADSDYPRLLLEIPTFPPVLYYRGIVEPQENQGIIPMIAIVGTRTPTEYGRRWTRQISMTLARRGFTIVSGMAAGIDTEAHRSCLEVGGRTIAALGTGVDIVYPKENRQLCERVMNQGLLISEYPSGTKPNPRHFPQRNRIIAGLSRATFVMEAPQKSGALITAHVANEFCRDVYVLPGRLDDENSQGCLKLINGGASMIPVNLEELLEQLGAMPPLDEPQQLSLFSLQPEPAKPLPDLDPELTQVLQAFSSEPTAFDQIIVNLNLEAGSLSAALLQLELLGLVEQLPGMRYRRID, from the coding sequence ATTGTGGAAGAGCGAGGATATTGGTTAGCGTGGTCACAAATTAATGGCATTGGTTCAATTTTAATTCAACGTCTACAACACCATTTTAAAACCTTAGAAATGGCTTGGAAAGCAACGGAGAAGGAGTTAATAGAAGTTGATGGTTTTGGGAAACAAACCGTTGATAAAATTATTCAACAGCGATCGCAATTTAACCCCAAAGAATTCTTAGAACAACATATTGCTAAAAACCCTAATTTTTGGACTCCGGCTGATTCTGACTATCCTCGATTATTATTAGAAATCCCGACATTTCCCCCGGTTTTATATTATAGAGGAATCGTTGAACCCCAGGAAAATCAAGGCATTATCCCAATGATTGCTATTGTTGGAACCCGCACCCCCACAGAATACGGGCGACGCTGGACTCGTCAAATTAGTATGACTTTAGCCCGTCGGGGGTTTACTATTGTTTCAGGGATGGCGGCGGGAATTGATACCGAAGCTCATCGCAGTTGTTTGGAAGTGGGAGGACGAACAATTGCTGCGTTAGGAACTGGAGTTGATATTGTCTATCCCAAAGAAAATCGCCAACTCTGTGAACGGGTGATGAATCAAGGATTATTAATCAGTGAATATCCCTCTGGAACCAAACCTAATCCCCGCCATTTTCCCCAACGAAATCGAATTATTGCGGGGTTAAGTCGAGCAACCTTTGTGATGGAAGCTCCTCAAAAATCGGGGGCTTTAATTACGGCTCATGTTGCTAATGAATTTTGTCGAGATGTGTATGTTTTACCCGGACGTTTAGATGATGAAAATTCTCAAGGATGTTTAAAATTAATTAATGGGGGAGCCAGTATGATTCCTGTTAATTTAGAGGAATTATTAGAGCAATTAGGAGCCATGCCACCTTTAGATGAACCTCAACAATTATCTTTGTTTAGCCTGCAACCTGAACCTGCAAAACCCTTACCCGATTTAGACCCAGAATTAACTCAAGTTTTGCAAGCTTTTTCTTCAGAACCCACTGCTTTTGATCAAATTATTGTTAATCTAAATTTAGAAGCCGGAAGCCTATCCGCAGCCTTATTACAATTAGAATTATTAGGATTAGTAGAACAATTACCGGGGATGAGGTATCGGAGAATTGATTAA
- the blaOXA gene encoding class D beta-lactamase: MLLNRNPLNPKKILKITAVVLGLSSFSGVLLATTQAQSISTISPVKTKLSSSENITQKDNLELKFERHFKELGIEGSIIIYDSNRNHSYQYNPTRNQTPFLPASTFKILNSLIALETKVIADEKTVLTWDGIQRSIPGWNQDLNMREAFKVSAVWFYQILARRVGYEQMKYWVTQADYGNKTIGKAENIDHFWLDGELRITPQEQIQFLRRLYSNELPFSTRSLSLVKDIMVAEKTQDYTIRAKTGWESKGTPNIGWYVGYLEQNQNVYFFATNIDIHKPEDADARKVLTRRCLQDLSLALQ; this comes from the coding sequence ATGTTATTAAATAGAAACCCTTTAAACCCTAAAAAAATTCTTAAAATAACGGCTGTTGTATTGGGGTTGAGTAGTTTTAGTGGTGTCCTGCTGGCTACAACTCAAGCTCAGTCTATATCAACAATTTCCCCGGTCAAAACCAAGCTTTCTAGTTCTGAAAATATTACTCAAAAAGATAATTTAGAATTAAAGTTTGAGCGTCATTTTAAAGAATTAGGGATTGAGGGTTCAATTATTATTTATGACTCTAATCGCAATCACTCCTATCAATATAACCCAACCCGCAATCAAACACCGTTTTTGCCTGCTTCTACGTTTAAAATTCTTAATTCCTTGATTGCGCTAGAAACTAAAGTCATTGCAGATGAAAAAACAGTGCTAACTTGGGATGGAATACAACGCTCTATTCCGGGGTGGAATCAAGACCTAAATATGAGAGAAGCCTTCAAAGTTTCTGCGGTTTGGTTTTATCAAATCTTAGCGCGACGTGTAGGTTATGAACAAATGAAATACTGGGTAACTCAAGCAGACTACGGTAACAAAACCATCGGAAAAGCCGAAAATATTGATCACTTTTGGTTGGATGGAGAGTTGCGAATTACCCCTCAAGAGCAAATCCAATTCTTGCGACGTCTCTACAGCAATGAATTACCGTTTTCTACGCGATCGCTATCCCTTGTAAAAGATATCATGGTTGCAGAAAAAACTCAAGATTATACCATCCGAGCAAAGACAGGTTGGGAGAGCAAAGGAACCCCAAATATTGGGTGGTATGTAGGTTATTTAGAACAGAATCAGAATGTTTATTTTTTTGCGACTAATATTGATATTCACAAGCCAGAAGATGCGGATGCTCGTAAGGTGCTAACCCGTCGTTGTCTTCAAGATCTTTCACTGGCACTACAATAA
- a CDS encoding ubiquinol-cytochrome c reductase iron-sulfur subunit codes for MNRRTFLAWVGVGSLASFFPLVLAICSKPTTAANPSTRPDGFIPVGTLQELNEKGSIFNSKIPALIIHNQKNSQDIFAVNPTCPHAGCVVKWKGNKEEFLCPCHGSQFTANGQLMKGPAHQGLKPYIAKVEGNLILVKPS; via the coding sequence ATGAACCGTAGAACTTTTTTAGCTTGGGTTGGTGTCGGAAGTTTAGCCAGTTTTTTTCCTTTGGTTTTAGCTATCTGTTCTAAGCCAACAACTGCTGCTAATCCCTCCACTCGTCCTGATGGTTTTATCCCGGTAGGAACCCTGCAAGAACTAAATGAAAAAGGCTCTATTTTTAATTCTAAAATTCCCGCTTTAATCATTCATAATCAGAAAAACTCACAAGATATTTTTGCCGTTAATCCCACTTGTCCCCATGCAGGTTGTGTTGTGAAATGGAAAGGAAATAAAGAAGAATTTCTATGTCCTTGTCACGGTTCTCAATTTACAGCAAACGGTCAACTGATGAAAGGCCCTGCTCATCAAGGATTAAAACCTTATATTGCTAAAGTAGAAGGAAATCTAATTTTAGTCAAACCGAGTTAA
- a CDS encoding bifunctional diguanylate cyclase/phosphodiesterase: MKNETEAEVQQQKLDFQVVNRALAVLSACTQAVIRATDEITLLQTLCQLITQEAAYRMAWVAYVCHDEAKSVKAMAWAGYEADYLENVNITWADTERGRGPTGRVIRSGHPVACQNMLNDPNFAPWREAAQQRGYQSSLVLPLFNNNGEVFGTLNIYSAEAYAFNPKEVELLTQLTDSLSFGIVALRAEQALRESEQRYRLLAENINDLVCLHDQDRRYLYLSPSCESLLGYGYNELIGKDPYILFHPDDRDRIVEEFRAVILGKNDISITYRIRQKSGNYIWLETLTKPILNEAGKVVQIQTTSRDVTERILVQERFKYEALHDALTGLPNRNLLMERLKLGINRIRNFEGYRFAVLFLDLDRFKVINDSLGHLVGDQLLIATAHKLQSIVRSIDLVARIGGDEFVILLDEIKDIQEAIRVTERIFKTLTSPLIIEEREIYVSTSIGIVLGTKDYIRDSDLLRDADIAMYRAKNQGKARYEIFDREMHAVAIKRLHLENDLRRAIEQQQFLVYYQPIINLSNHRLIGFEALVRWQHPTRGFISPIEFIPLAEETGLIIMIDSWVLFTACQQLATWKIKFPHYLPLKMSINLSAQDFRKINLIEEIDHILMETGLEGQELTLEITESMLIENINKTIDLLTEIKLRNLEISIDDFGTGYSSLNYLHRFPVDYLKIDSSFVSQMQEENRNYQVVSTIIDLGHHLGLAIVAEGIETGQQMRWLRELGCKFGQGYLFAQPLSAQEIEIKFLHK, encoded by the coding sequence TTGAAAAACGAAACAGAAGCAGAAGTGCAACAACAGAAGTTAGATTTTCAGGTTGTTAACCGAGCGTTGGCGGTATTAAGTGCTTGTACTCAAGCCGTCATTCGCGCTACTGATGAAATCACTCTCCTACAAACCCTTTGTCAGTTAATTACCCAAGAAGCAGCCTATCGCATGGCTTGGGTGGCTTACGTTTGCCATGATGAGGCTAAAAGTGTCAAAGCGATGGCTTGGGCGGGCTATGAAGCCGATTACTTAGAAAATGTTAATATTACCTGGGCGGATACCGAGAGAGGTAGGGGCCCCACAGGACGGGTGATTCGTTCTGGACATCCGGTAGCTTGTCAAAATATGCTGAATGACCCCAATTTTGCCCCCTGGCGCGAAGCCGCACAACAACGAGGCTATCAGTCATCTTTAGTGCTTCCTCTATTTAATAATAATGGTGAAGTATTTGGTACTTTAAATATTTACTCAGCCGAAGCTTATGCTTTTAACCCCAAAGAAGTAGAATTATTAACACAATTGACTGATAGCCTGAGTTTTGGAATTGTCGCCTTACGCGCCGAACAAGCCCTTCGAGAAAGTGAGCAACGCTATCGCTTATTAGCAGAAAATATTAACGATTTAGTCTGTCTTCATGATCAGGATCGTCGTTATCTCTACCTGAGTCCTTCTTGCGAATCTTTACTAGGCTATGGTTATAATGAATTAATCGGAAAAGATCCCTATATTTTATTCCATCCTGATGACCGCGATCGCATTGTTGAAGAATTTCGCGCTGTAATTTTAGGTAAAAATGATATTTCTATAACCTATCGTATTCGTCAGAAATCGGGTAATTATATTTGGTTAGAAACGTTAACGAAACCGATTTTAAATGAAGCGGGTAAGGTCGTTCAAATCCAAACCACTTCTAGGGATGTCACAGAACGAATTTTAGTTCAAGAGCGTTTCAAATATGAAGCACTACACGATGCCCTAACAGGTTTACCCAATCGTAATCTATTGATGGAACGACTCAAATTAGGCATTAACCGCATCCGCAATTTTGAAGGTTATCGTTTTGCGGTTTTATTTCTTGATCTCGACCGATTTAAAGTAATTAATGATAGTTTGGGACATTTAGTAGGGGATCAGTTATTGATTGCTACAGCCCATAAGCTTCAGTCAATTGTGCGATCAATCGATCTTGTAGCTAGAATCGGCGGTGATGAGTTTGTAATTCTGTTAGATGAAATCAAAGATATTCAAGAAGCAATTCGAGTAACGGAGCGTATTTTTAAAACATTAACTTCACCCTTAATCATCGAAGAGAGAGAAATTTATGTTAGCACAAGTATTGGGATTGTGTTGGGTACAAAAGACTATATTCGAGATTCAGATCTGCTACGCGATGCCGATATTGCCATGTATCGTGCTAAAAATCAAGGGAAAGCCCGATATGAAATTTTTGATCGAGAAATGCACGCGGTTGCCATCAAACGACTCCATTTAGAAAATGACCTTCGTAGAGCGATTGAACAACAACAATTTTTAGTCTATTATCAGCCAATTATTAATCTTTCTAATCATCGTTTAATTGGATTTGAAGCATTAGTACGCTGGCAACATCCAACTCGCGGTTTTATTTCACCCATAGAATTTATACCCTTAGCTGAAGAAACTGGTTTAATTATCATGATTGATAGTTGGGTATTATTTACAGCTTGTCAACAACTAGCAACCTGGAAGATAAAATTTCCTCATTACCTACCCCTGAAAATGAGTATTAACCTTTCTGCTCAGGATTTTCGCAAAATTAATTTAATCGAAGAAATTGATCATATTTTAATGGAAACGGGTTTAGAGGGTCAGGAACTCACTTTAGAGATTACAGAAAGTATGCTCATTGAAAATATCAATAAAACTATTGATTTATTAACAGAAATTAAGTTGCGAAATCTTGAAATTAGTATTGATGATTTTGGCACAGGATATTCGTCTCTTAATTATCTTCATCGTTTTCCTGTAGATTATTTAAAAATTGATTCTTCTTTTGTCAGTCAGATGCAGGAAGAAAACCGTAATTATCAAGTTGTAAGTACCATTATTGATTTAGGTCATCATCTCGGTTTAGCTATTGTCGCTGAAGGGATTGAGACAGGACAACAAATGCGATGGTTACGAGAATTAGGTTGCAAATTTGGTCAAGGTTATTTATTCGCTCAACCTTTATCTGCTCAAGAAATTGAAATCAAATTTTTACATAAATAA